From Triticum urartu cultivar G1812 chromosome 2, Tu2.1, whole genome shotgun sequence, a single genomic window includes:
- the LOC125538619 gene encoding glycosyltransferase BC10-like, translating to MKQLKPRRVGAGDEEAAAEVVVPLAPRKDYCCWSWSWSSWCLLKALTLLLVLLTGVLIGFGASANISRYYYYTLLTGTSTSSSSPPSLISSNSPTPPSTLAMSSEQHISQPFMSFVHPGSPEGHSMTDAELFWRASMVPRVEEYPYQRVPKVAFLFLTRGPLPFARLWERFFRGHEGLYSVYVHALPEYVLNVSATSPFYGRQIPSRDVSWGSITLVDAEKRLLANALLDHSNQRFVLVSESCVPVFNFPTVYEYLINSAQSYVESYNIDVPQCAGRYNPRMAPDVTEQQWRKGSEWFELSRELAVDIVADRRYYHVFRKHCTPSCYPDEHYIPTYLHLVHGPRNANRTITWVDWSRGGPHPARYGKASVTKEFIQAIRNNGTQCLYNGRPTTVCYLFARKFAPSALGTLINLTTTLLDF from the coding sequence ATGAAGCAGCTCAAGCCTCGGCGAGTGGGCGCCGGggacgaggaggcggcggcggaggtggtgGTGCCGCTGGCGCCGCGCAAGGACTACTGCTGctggtcgtggtcgtggtcgtCGTGGTGCCTTTTGAAGGCCTTGACCCTGCTGCTGGTGCTCCTGACCGGCGTGCTCATCGGCTTCGGCGCCAGCGCCAACATCTCCCGCTACTACTACTACACCTTGTTAACGGGCACGAGCACGTCGTCTAGCTCGCCGCCGTCGCTGATCTCGAGCAACAGCCCCACGCCGCCGTCGACGCTGGCCATGTCGTCGGAGCAGCACATCAGCCAGCCGTTCATGTCGTTCGTGCACCCGGGGTCGCCGGAGGGGCACTCGATGACGGACGCGGAGCTCTTCTGGCGCGCCTCCATGGTGCCCCGGGTGGAGGAGTACCCGTACCAGCGGGTGCCCAAGGTGGCGTTCCTGTTCCTCACGCGCGGGCCGCTCCCCTTCGCCCGGCTGTGGGAGCGCTTCTTCCGGGGGCACGAGGGGCTCTACTCGGTGTACGTGCACGCGCTGCCGGAGTACGTGCTCAACGTGTCGGCGACGTCCCCCTTCTACGGGCGGCAGATCCCCAGCCGGGACGTGTCGTGGGGCTCCATCACCCTCGTCGACGCGGAGAAGCGGCTGCTGGCGAACGCTCTCCTCGACCATTCGAACCAGCGGTTCGTGCTGGTGTCGGAGAGCTGCGTGCCGGTGTTCAACTTCCCGACGGTGTACGAGTACCTCATCAACTCGGCGCAGAGCTACGTGGAGTCGTACAACATCGACGTGCCGCAGTGCGCGGGGCGGTACAACCCGCGGATGGCCCCCGACGTGACGGAGCAGCAGTGGCGCAAGGGCTCCGAGTGGTTCGAGCTCAGCCGGGAGCTGGCGGTGGACATCGTCGCCGACCGCCGCTACTACCACGTCTTCCGCAAGCACTGCACCCCCTCCTGCTACCCCGACGAGCACTACATCCCGACCTACCTCCACCTGGTGCACGGGCCCAGGAACGCCAACCGGACCATCACATGGGTCGACTGGTCCCGCGGCGGCCCGCACCCGGCCCGCTACGGCAAGGCCTCCGTCACCAAGGAGTTCATCCAGGCCATACGCAACAACGGCACCCAGTGCCTCTACAACGGACGGCCCACAACGGTGTGCTACCTCTTCGCAAGAAAGTTCGCGCCCAGCGCGCTCGGCACGCTCATCAACCTCACCACCACCCTACTCGACTTCTGA